The following coding sequences lie in one Terriglobales bacterium genomic window:
- the frr gene encoding ribosome recycling factor, translating to MAQPTMAAVPALKDTYLQLKTRMEKAVEDFRKELAATRTGRASVHMLDAIRIPYYGSEMPLNQVAQVHAPEAQLITVQPFDPSTLPVIEKTIRSADLGLNPMNDGKLIRIPVPPLTEERRRELVKHLHKVLEDHRTAVRNIRRDGNEALKKTLKDKKISEDEERRALEEIQKLTDDEIKKMEEMSKAKEKEVLQV from the coding sequence ATGGCTCAGCCTACGATGGCAGCGGTTCCTGCTCTCAAAGACACCTACCTGCAACTGAAGACGCGCATGGAGAAGGCGGTGGAGGACTTCCGCAAGGAATTGGCGGCTACCCGCACCGGCCGCGCCTCCGTGCACATGCTCGATGCTATCCGCATCCCCTACTATGGCTCCGAGATGCCCCTCAACCAGGTGGCCCAGGTGCACGCCCCCGAGGCCCAGCTCATCACCGTCCAGCCCTTCGATCCCAGCACCCTGCCGGTGATCGAGAAGACCATCCGCTCCGCCGACCTCGGCTTGAACCCCATGAACGACGGCAAGCTCATCCGCATTCCCGTGCCGCCGCTCACCGAGGAGCGCCGCCGGGAGCTGGTCAAACACTTGCACAAGGTGCTGGAGGACCACCGCACGGCCGTGCGCAACATCCGCCGCGACGGCAACGAGGCCCTCAAGAAGACGCTGAAGGACAAGAAGATCAGCGAGGACGAGGAGCGCCGCGCCCTGGAGGAGATCCAGAAGCTCACCGACGACGAGATCAAGAAGATGGAGGAGATGAGCAAGGCCAAAGAGAAGGAAGTCCTGCAGGTCTAG
- the pyrH gene encoding UMP kinase has protein sequence MPEPVFKRILLKLSGEALAAGQGFGVDSDRVQEIAGELQEVHALGVQTAIVVGGGNFFRGVAEQAKEMDRVSADHMGMLATVINALALQDALEKHAVMTRVMSAIEMNQVCEPFIRRRAIRHLEKERVVIFAGGTGNPYFSTDTAASLRAMEIKADVILKATKVDGIYDADPVVAKDAKMFDNISYLDILKKGLKVMDSTAISLCKDNNLPIVVFNLNRRGNIRRVVTGEKVGSLVSA, from the coding sequence ATGCCCGAACCCGTCTTCAAGCGCATCCTGCTCAAGCTCTCCGGCGAGGCCCTGGCCGCGGGCCAGGGCTTCGGCGTGGATTCCGACCGCGTGCAGGAGATCGCCGGCGAGCTTCAAGAGGTCCATGCCCTGGGGGTGCAGACCGCCATCGTGGTGGGGGGCGGCAACTTCTTTCGCGGCGTGGCCGAGCAGGCCAAGGAGATGGACCGCGTCTCCGCCGACCACATGGGCATGCTGGCCACCGTCATCAACGCCCTGGCCCTGCAGGACGCCCTGGAAAAGCACGCCGTGATGACCCGCGTGATGTCGGCCATCGAGATGAATCAGGTGTGCGAGCCCTTCATCCGCCGCCGCGCCATCCGCCACCTGGAGAAGGAGCGCGTGGTCATCTTCGCCGGCGGCACCGGCAACCCCTACTTCTCCACCGACACCGCCGCCTCCCTGCGCGCTATGGAGATCAAGGCCGACGTCATCCTCAAGGCCACGAAGGTGGACGGCATCTACGACGCCGATCCCGTCGTGGCCAAAGACGCCAAGATGTTCGACAACATCTCCTACCTCGACATCCTCAAGAAGGGGCTCAAGGTGATGGACTCCACCGCCATCAGCCTGTGCAAGGACAACAACCTGCCCATCGTCGTCTTCAACCTCAATCGCCGCGGCAATATCCGGCGCGTGGTCACGGGCGAGAAGGTGGGCTCGCTGGTCAGCGCATAG